A window of Panicum virgatum strain AP13 chromosome 8K, P.virgatum_v5, whole genome shotgun sequence contains these coding sequences:
- the LOC120644449 gene encoding leucine-rich repeat protein 1-like, with the protein MVAQFAAAAAVLISFLIALATHASCNSEGDILYKQRQEWKDRYNVLESWDPTLVNPCTWFHITCNNDNSVIRVDLGNADISGPLIPDLGGLKNLQYLELYGNSLNGRIPATLGNLTKLVGLDLYENQLSGRIPATIGAISTLRYLRLYENKLTGAIPTSLGNLINLQELKLQKNALSGSIPSSLGNIKTLQFLKLNQNMLSGKVPLEILSVIISGNLTELNIAKNHLAGTVRSSGFRVTAVIQDKLKTA; encoded by the exons ATGGTGGCTCagtttgcagcagcagcagcggtccTGATCAGTTTCCTCATTGCTCTTGCAACACATGCAAGCTGCAACTCTGAAG GTGACATACTGTACAAGCAAAGGCAGGAATGGAAGGACAGATACAATGTGCTGGAGAGCTGGGATCCAACCCTTGTCAACCCCTGCACCTGGTTTCATATCACCTGCAACAATGATAACTCTGTCATCCGTGT GGATTTGGGGAACGCAGACATCTCAGGGCCTCTAATTCCAGATCTGGGAGGACTGAAGAACCTCCAGTACCT CGAGTTGTATGGCAACAGCCTGAACGGTAGAATACCAGCAACATTGGGTAACCTGACTAAACTAGTCGGCTTGGATCTTTATGAAAACCAGCTTAGTGGACGGATACCTGCTACAATTGGCGCCATCAGCACCCTGCGATATCT GAGGTTGTATGAGAATAAGCTGACCGGGGCTATACCAACGTCTTTGGGCAATCTAATTAACCTTCAGGAACTGAAACTTCAGAAGAATGCGCTCAGTGGCTCTATTCCGTCCTCCCTTGGCAACATCAAAACATTGCAGTTCCT GAAGTTGAACCAGAACATGCTGTCCGGTAAAGTTCCATTGGAAATCCTCTCTGTTATCATTTCTGGGAATTTGACCGAGCT AAATATTGCAAAGAACCACTTGGCTGGCACAGTCAGATCATCAGGATTCAGAG TGACGGCGGTTATCCAGGACAAGCTGAAGACTGCTTGA
- the LOC120645644 gene encoding uncharacterized protein LOC120645644 — protein MQLTAAATSLSHLPCNAARPAARTCVQPHPHAPLCSRHRPGAVPAPSRCTPPPPFFPLHTASLLSLLALPPSLAVSHRPWARGGAPRAARAERHRWPHLLSSAGPHRWPSRHGRRALASAPLGLDPSHAVAPSSPPLCVPLTAALWPPCPSCRGCRRPAQRNREEEEGREEGRKGRRGAGRAPARPCAPATALNTCAAPKRRGKSLGKKRGEEECRRRLDVAKPRREEEDRRRRGARSPTRRERMPGRGDVATVPRHRARTRTPTSTQWLGSARPQPSGLASPWPRPCPLRARTVLMRRS, from the exons ATGCAGTTGACAG ccgccgccacctctctctctcacctccCCTGCAACGCTGCCCGCCCTGCTGCTCGCACGTGCGTGCAGCCGCACCCGCACGCGCCCCTGTGCAGTCGCCACCGCCCGGGCGCCGTCCCAGCTCCTTCCCggtgcacgccgccgccacctttcTTCCCCCTGCACACCGCCTCCCTGCTCTCCCTGCTCGCGCTGCCGCCAAGCCTCGCCGTCAGCCACCGCCCCTGGGCTCGGGGCGGAGCTCCCCGCGCCGCCAGGGCCGAGCGCCACCGGTGGCCACACCTCCTGTCCAGTGCGGGCCCGCACCGGTGGCcgtcgcgccatggccgccgggccTTGGCCTCCGCGCCGCTGGGCCTTGACCCAAgccacgccgtcgccccctcgtcgccgccgctctgcGTTCCCCTCACCGCCGCCCTCTGGCCGCCGTGCCCCTCCTGTCGAGGCTGTCGTCGCCCTGCGCAGAGGaacagagaagaagaagaagggagggaggaaggaaggaagggaaGAAGAGGAGCAGGCCGCGCCCCCGCGCGTCCCTGCGCGCCGGCGACCGCCCTCAACACCTGTGCAGCGCCCAAGAGAAGAGGAAAGAGCCTAGGGAAGAAAAGAGGAGAAGaggagtgccgccgccgcctggacgtCGCCAagccgaggagggaggaggaggaccggcgccgccgcggcgcccggaGCCCGACGAGGAGGGAGAGAATGCCAGGCCGAGGAGACGTTGCCACCGTACCTCGACACCGCGCCCGCACCCGtacgccgacgtcgacgcagTGGCTCGGCTCGGCACGGCCTCAACCCTCCGGCCTCGCCTCGCCATGGCCCCGACCTTGCCCTCTTCGAGCCCGAACG GTCCTGATGAGAAGGAGTTGA
- the LOC120646270 gene encoding leucine-rich repeat protein 1-like: protein MRSKFVAAAVLTSLLSLAILASCSTEGDILYKQRLAWKDPYNVLQSWDPTLPNPCTWFHVTCNMNNSVIRVDLGNAQISGPLLPDLGGLVNLQYLELYGNSLFGPIPAILGNLTNLISLDLWENLLTGPIPTSLGTISSLRFLRLYQNNLTGSIPPSLGNLTSLQELKLQKNAFNGSIPSSLGNLKTLRFLKLNENMLTGTVPLEVLSLAIVGNLTELNIARNNLDGTVRSSELRVTAIIQDELKTT from the exons ATGAGGTCCAAGTTTGTGGCAGCAGCAGTACTCACCAGCCTTCTTTCTCTTGCAATACTTGCAAGCTGCAGCACTGAAG GTGACATACTGTACAAGCAAAGGTTGGCATGGAAGGACCCATACAATGTGCTGCAGAGCTGGGATCCGACCCTTCCCAATCCCTGCACCTGGTTTCATGTTACTTGCAACATGAATAACTCCGTTATCCGGGT GGATTTGGGCAACGCACAAATCTCAGGGCCTCTGCTTCCAGATCTTGGAGGACTTGTGAACCTCCAGTACCT TGAGTTGTATGGCAATAGCCTGTTCGGTCCAATACCCGCAATACTAGGAAACCTGACTAATCTTATCAGCTTGGATCTTTGGGAAAATCTGCTTACCGGCCCAATACCAACTTCACTTGGCACCATCAGCTCGCTGCGATTTCT GAGGTTGTACCAGAACAACCTGACAGGGTCTATACCGCCATCATTGGGCAATCTGACGAGCCTTCAGGAACTGAAACTTCAAAAGAATGCATTCAACGGCTCTATTCCATCCTCTCTTGGCAACCTCAAAACATTGCGGTTCCT GAAGTTGAACGAGAACATGCTGACTGGCACTGTTCCATTGGAAGTCCTCTCCCTTGCCATCGTTGGGAACTTGACAGAGCT AAATATTGCAAGGAACAACCTGGACGGCACAGTGAGATCATCAGAACTAAGAG TGACTGCGATTATCCAAGACGAGCTGAAGACCACATGA